The genomic segment GGCCTTCATCTCGGAAGCCATGACGAGGGTATTGAAGCGTCCTCTACCGAGAAAAAGCGGCTTTTCGCCAAACCGGTCGCGAGCCACCAACATTCTGCGGGACCGTTCATCCCACAAAGCAAACGCGAACATCCCGTTGAAGCGCTCCAGAGCCCCTTCGCCCCACTGGTCAAAGGCTGTCAGCAAGACTTCGGTGTCGCTACGGGTACGGAATACATGGCCGAGTGCCGCGAGCTCGCTGCGCAATTCGAGGTAGTTGTAGATTTCCCCGTTGAAGACGAGACGCAAGTTGCCGTCTGCCGTTGCCATCGGTTGATCTGCCAAATGCGAAATGTCGATAATCGACAACCGACGATGCGCCAAGCCAACTCGGTCCCCCTGTCGAATCCAGTTCGATCCGTTGTCGGGGCCCCGATGAACGAGCCGATCGCGCATCGCCGAAAGCAGGTCATCGCGTATGGGTAGCGCTGGGGAGATGACACCGACAAAACCGCACATGTCAGCCGTCCTCGCAGCCAGCGCCCCGACACATCGCGGGCAGGACGCGAAGGCGTAGGAAGCCAACATCCGGATGATGCGTTGATACTTGGGGGGACCACGATCGCTGGTCGCCTTGCGCTGATGGCGCTGCGGCACCAGCGGTCGCCCCTTGAGCAAGATCCAGCCTGAACCGACGAGACGCGGAGCGCTGCCGGGAGCGACTGACAGCCGAGAGAAGGCGAGCCAGAAGGTCCTTGAAGTCTCTAACGGCTGAATCGCTGAGGCTCAAGATCGCGAGGTGGAATCCAGTGCTCCGCACGCTAGCCCCCCTTGACGATCTTCCAGATCCTGGAACGAACACTCAGTGGCACCTTTGAATAGACTATTCGTGCGAGCCGGTTTGCCATGGGTTGCTGTGCTACTGCGGCATGCACCCTGCGCAGAGGAGGAGCGCCGTACCGCAACAGCAGTTGCTTCCCCATCCGCAGCACAGCAGCCCTGCTCTCCGCACCTTGCGCCGCCGACTCCGTTAAGCTCCCCGCACCCGGGTCGCTCTTGTCTGCCAGCGATTGCAGCAGCTTCTGCTGAATTCCCTGAAAGGACTCCTTTCCGTCCAGCACATCCGCAGCACCAGCCAGACCCAAAGGAATGGCGGGAAGGCACGGACTGACCACACCTGCGTCGCTCACCACATAGACGGCGCCGTACATCGTTCTTCTCGGCACTCGGCGAAGACAGCGTGCCCGCAGATCCTCATCGACGCCCTCGACGAATGCCCGATAGGAGTATCTTCCAGAAACAATGACCTCGGAATACGCCCTTTCAGTCATCGATTGGATGAGATCATCGTTCTGCAGCTTGCGCACGACCTCTTCGAAGTTCGAAAAGTCCTTTTTCAGTGGAATGTAGTGCCGATTCGGCTCCACGACTCCGGAGTAGTCGCCTTCGAAAAGGATCAGTGCCGTGTGCAGCCGGATTGCCTCAAAGATCTTCGGCGAAACCTGATTCATGCGGATCTTGCCGTCATGCTCGCGCAGGACGGTGTTCCAGATTTCCTTAAAGGACGCCTTGGGGTTTCGCTCCTTGATGCGAGCGATCTGTTGGCTCAGGGAGCCGTCAAAATCGAACACATTGGAGCCACTTTCAGTTCCCAGAGTGGCCCGCGCGGAGCCAAGAAACTCGTACCAAGCATCGCCATAGATGCGCGCTTCCGCCTCGCAGGAGATGTCGACCGGCAGGCCCATGGCTTCAGAGAGCCGCTTGACCTCGGTGCCAATCACGTATTTTTCATGGCCGAGCTGGCCGTATATTTCTGGAAGTCGGCGCCCCCGGTAGGCGATCGCCTTGCTTCGCTCGGCGAGAGAGGTCACGAAGCGATCGATCCCTGCCGCCTCCGGAACATACCCGGTAAGCGTCGGGAGAAAATCCGTTGCGGGAAATCTGTAGGCCGGATAGACAGCCTCTCGCTGTTCCAGCGGAACACAGGTATAGACCAGATCAAATCCCAATCGATCCATCCACGTCCGGGCGCACTCGACTGCTTCGTACTCGTCCTGGATGAAAAGCACCTTCAGTCCGTGGAATGATTCCAAGGCGATGGCAAAATTCTCGACAAGGTGGTGCGGCAACGAGACGCGGATCGAATAATGAACGATGACGACGTCAAAGAGCGAGAAGTCGATGGCGCCAAATGTCTCGACTGTCGAAGTGGCGCCGGAAACGTTGGTTGCCGGTACGAAGGTGAAATCATGCGCAGAATAGCGCCGAAATGCCCGGATGTGCTCGGAAACCGTGCCCACGTGACAAGACGCCGGGTCGAACAGAAGCGCCACGTTCAATGGCAATTCCGATCGGCGCGCCCGTCGCGAGAGTGCGTCCAGTTCCGCAACAACGGTCGCGAAGCGGTTATCGTAGGAGTTCTCACGGGCCAACTCGCGCCGCTGTCGAAGCAAGGCGGGATCATCCCGGAGGCTGCTCATACGAGTGATGGCTTCGGCGAACTCTGACGCAGTCCGGGCAAACCGGAGAATGCCGGCGTGGACCGCATGCCTGGCCAGAGGATCGATCGGCACGGAAATGACCGGCAAGCCGCAGGCAATATACTCGAATGTCTTGAGCGGAAGCGAATTGCGGATCCATTCGTCCTGAACGAACGGTATGATTCCAACGGACGCCCGCAGCATTTCGCCGGCGAAATCCTTCGGGCACCTCGGCCCGAGCAGTCGTACGTTCTCGAGCTTCCGTAGTCTGCTCAACCCGACAGATTCCAGGCAGGGTCCGGCAAAACGAAATTCGTATTCTGGCAGGAGCACGGCAAGCGCGTGCAGGAGTTCATAGTCCAGGCGGGAATTGAGCGCACCCTGATAGATCACGACGGGCGCGCGACTTGGCTGTTGAGGAGTTGCATTCACAGCGTCGCCCAGACTGGCAAAGAACTCGTAGTCGCACGCGTTCTCCGCCACCAGAGCGGGGCCAGCATAGCCGGAATTCGATCGTAGTCCCGCTAGGACAGGCTCGGTGACGGCCACGATCAGGTCAATCTTTCCGATGAGCCGTTGAATAGACTCGCGCACAGCTGCCGTGGCGTGCATCGACGAAGACGGGGTGAAATAGTCTTCGGTTGCGTGGTAAACACGCAGCGACCTTGGCAGGGCAGAAATCAGGTGCCCGTAGTGCATTGAATCGTAGATCCAGAGCAAGGGGCATTTGATTCCGCGGTGCCGCAAGAGCTCGAGAATGGACTTAGTCTGGCTTGGCCGAATTGGTGCGCTGACATTGACTAGATCAATGTCAGGGAGGCCACTGGCAGCGACCCGGATCCTCTTCCCGACCAACTGCTCATTTTGAACAAATATTACGGGCCCGTATTGGGCAAACCTTGTTGCATAATGGTAGCGATTGCTGCGTGGTTCGGTCTGCCAATCCGACCAAGTCAGGAACAGGACGGCATCGAATTGATCGAGGGCGGGTGCTGATGCGAGCTGTTCCGTTTTCATGCTTAGATGGCAGAATCAAAAGAGCCCTTGGCGCGGCGGAATGCCGCGAGCCCGAAATGAAAGATGACCCAAGAAAGCACGCCAACGAAGCCAAGGCCGACGGCGCTGGGGAATTCATGGGCAATGAGGATGGAGCGGTACGCGTCGGCAATCTGGTAAAAGGGATTGGCCAGCGAAACCCTTTGAATGATCGCAGGCATGCTGTCAAAAGGGTAAAAAATCGGGGTCATGAACATGATCGCCGTCAGCAGGGTAGGCAGAATCTGCAGGACGTCACGGACGAATACGGCGATTGCCGACAACCACATCCCGAGCGCGATGATCCAGAAGAACTGCAGCAACATCACCAGCGGCAGCAACACCACGTGCGCGGTGACTGGCGTTCCCGCCCACACGAACAGCACGAAGAGGAAGAAGAGGCTGACCGCGAGATTCACGGCACCGACGAGAGCGCCGGCAATTGGCAGGAGCTCGGTCTTGAACGCCAGGTTCTTGACCAGCCCTGCTGCACCGACCACGGAACTCGCTGCACCCATGAGCGCTTCTGTCGTTGCAATCCAGGGCCCGTAGCCGGTGATGAGCCAGATGACGTAAGCGAGAGTCGTCTCGGAACCGGGCAGCCTGACCTTGAAGACGAAGCCAAAGATGTAGGTATAGAGGGCGAGCATGAACAGCGGGTTGGATACGGCCCAGAAGCTCCCCAGGGAGGACCCGAGATAACGGTCGCGCAGATTCATCTTGAAGAGATTGATCAGCAGCCGGAAGTCGTAGCGAGTAAACCCGAACACGGGGGCGTCTCCATTGATCAGGCCTGCACCGAAGCCGTGATGGGGTAGTAAAGCATCGGCCTTCCGCCCGCAGGCGGAACCGGCGTGAAGACTTCGAACACCGTCGAGTGCTCGCAAAACGTGGCGGACGGGCTCTGCGCGGAGCCGAGAAAGAACGCATCGAGTCGGTATACGGCTGCTCCCAGGGTCAGAGGGGCAAACTCCAGTTCGATGCCCACCGCGCCACGGGCAGTGGAAAAGTCGGCCAAGGGGAAATCGCTCTGAAAAACCACCAAATCGTCGAGACGTACGATTCGTATGCGGCAGAGGGCGGGCTCCGCGAGATGATCGTGCCTGCCGGCAAGCCGAATCCGAAGCCTCGCATGCGCCTCTACGCGCGGCGAGCCCAGGTCGTCACCACCGGAAAGGAGCGAAACGCGGCCGATCTCACTTCCCGCCCGGTACGAGCGGCTCCCGACGTGCGCCCGGAATCTCGACATCAGTGCGGCTTCATCCTCTGCACGGACCTCCTCGAGATAGGCGTTCGTCACATCCAGCGGCGGGCCGTCCATGAGAATCTGCCCAGCCTTCATGTAAATGCAGCGATTGCAGATCTGTCTGACTGACTGCATGCTGTGGGAGACGAGAATGACGATCTTGCCGCGGGCGCAGATTTCCAGGATGCGTTCCGTAGCCTTCATGGAGAACGCAGCGTCACCAACGGCAAGCGCTTCGTCAATGATCAGTATTTCCGGATCGACGTGTGAAATCATCGCAAATGCCAGGCGCGCTTTCATCCCAGTCGAATAAGTGCGGACCGGATAGTCGATGAACTTGCCCAATTCGGCAAACTCGATGACCTGCGCGGCAACCCGCTCGACCTCAGCACGCGACTTTCCCTGGATCTCACCATCAACGTAGATGTTCTCCCTGCCGCTCAAGTCATCACGCAAACCCACACCCAGGGTCATGATCGAGGTCACTCTTCCGTTGACCCGAATGGCCCCGGTTGTGGGCTCGCAGATGGCGGCAATCATGTGCAGGAGGGTGGACTTGCCGGCACCATTGCGTCCGATGATGCCGAGGCGATCGCCTTCCGCAATCCGCAGGCTGAGTCCGTCGACCGCAAGCTTGCCGCTGGGAACGGTCTCGTGCCCGGCATCGCTGGTCATTGCCGCGACCAGTTCGCTGGTGGCCGAGCTGCCGACAGGGTACATTTTGGATACTTCCTGCAGCTCGACGAAAAGGCTCATACCAGCTCCGCCGGAATTGGTCGCACGGTAAAAGGCAAGGTGACGGCGGCGGGGAATGGTTTGCCTTCAACACGCAACGTCAAACCATTCCCGTAGGTCCAGGATCGGCAATCGAGGCCGGTCTTCGGTCGCATTCCCGGCAATGGCCGCTGAGCGAGGAAAAGGTTCAGGGAATACTTGCCGGGTGCCAGCGGCAATGCCGGGATTCTGAACTCCACCGTGTAGTTGCCCGCTGTATCGGCTACCGGGTAGTACTCGGAAAGAATGACGATTTCCCAACCAATGCCGATACGCAACATTTCTACCGATATGGCCAGATCGACTGCCACATCGTCAAGAATCTCGACCGGCAATCTGATGACCGAATCCTCACCGGAGCGCAGGACGAATTCTGGCGGGATGGCGTCCGGAAATCGTGCTGATTCGGCCGGAGGAACACGCAGGTCGAGATAGCGGACGACCGCAGAATCACTCGAACCGACGAACGAAAAGCGGCCCTCGTCGATGACGCAGGCCTGTTCGCAGAGCTTGACGATGGCTGTCCAGTCGTGCGTGACGAGAACTCCGGAGGCACCGCCGAGCAAGCGCTCGCGCATCCTGCGCCAGCACTTGGCCTGGAAGTGCTCGTCACCAACCGAAAGCAACTCGTCAATCAGGTAGATCTCGTGCTGGTAGGCTGTGGCCACGGCGAAGTACAACCGCGACGCCATTCCCGACGAATAGGTGCGAATGCGTTGATCGAAGGCATCGCCCAGTTCCGAGAAGTCAGCGATATCTTCCAGAATATCCGCGACGCTGTCACCGGCGACGCCCATGAACTGCAGGTAGCGCGTGGCATATTCGCGGCCCGTGAGGTTGGTATTTCCCATGCCGCCCAATTCGAAAAGCCCGGCAACCTGCCCGTTGATCTCGATGCGGCCGGTCGTCGGCGTGTAGACCTGTCCGAGGAGGCGCAGCAAGGTACTCTTGCCCGCTCCATTCCGGCCGAGGACTCCGACGATCTTCCCGCGTGGGACAGTAAGGGAAATGTCCCGCAAAGCCTCGACCACTGGGCCACCCCCGCCCCTTTCCATCCCGAGAAGTATGCGCCAGACACGCTGCTCACGCTGCACGGCAAACGTCTTGCTGACGTTGGCGCAGCGCAAGGCAAAACTGGGACATGTTTGCTCCATGCGGTGAACTCAAGCGCTTCGTCGCAAGAGGGGATCACCAGCGAGCAGCGCAGCGTAGATCCGATCGAACCGTGTTGCCCCGGCCGCAGCGGAATGCCATTTCAGAGCAAAATCCCTGCTGCGCCGGCCGATCTCACGCCGCCTCTCGGGATCGGCAATCAGGTCGCGCAGGACGGACTCGACGGTGTGCGGCGTCGCGCTGACAACGGGTAGTTCTTCAGCATAATCGGGGAGCTCCTCGCGCACGCTCTCCAGCCACTCGGGACGGATGAAGCAGATTACCGGCTTCGCGAGCATCATCGCTTCACGGATGTTTGCGCCGAACCAGCCGTACGTCAGCATGTCCAGGAAGATGTCTGCCTGCGCCTGCAGGAAGCGGACCTCCCTGTTGGGAATGCCGGTTGGCTGGATCAAGTCCAGTACCATTCCCTCGGTGCGCAGGCGCTCGATCAAGGGGAGATACACGTGGGAGGACTTGATGTTGAGTCCATCGCTGCGGGTTCGCTCGTCACGGTGTCCGACGGCGTGATAAAGACGCACCCCGCCGTCAGGTAGCGATGGCAGACGATACTGCTCGGGAATCGCCATTTCCGGATGCCATAGTTCGGGATCCAGGCAGTAGAACTCCGGAACTTCGTGGACCCTTCGGTCGGCGTTGCAATCAACCCGGTTTCCGCCCAGCGTGCACTGAAAGTCAGCGACGGAGTTCCTGAACTGTCCCCATGCGAGGTTGCGTTCGTCACTGCAGACTGAGGGTTCGTGTTGCCAGCGGCAGATCGCACAGACCGACTCCGGACCCCATTTGGCGAAGGCCGTCTGAGAAACGCCGTCAAGGCAACCGTTGTGCGAGTAGACCACCTTCTTCCCGAGTGCCTTGAGGAGGTGGATTTCCGCGTGCATCCCGAGGCGCTGTGCGACGGCCGACTGGACACCCCACCCGAAGGCAATGCCATGGGCGTTGGAGAAATGGAAAACGTCGTAACCGTAGATGGCCAGAAGGTAGAAACCCAACTCTCCTTCGACACCTACCGGGATATCACCGCCGAGCCGGTAATCCTCACCATGGTAGTAGATCCAGTTTCCAGGATTGCTGTCCCAGTTATAGACATCGGCCTTCCATCCAAGGTGACGCAGGGCGCGCGAGAGGTACCAGACGTTGTAATAGGACTGACCGCAGAACAGCACCCGCCGGGACGCCAGCGCATCGAAAGCTGGCTTGAGGGTGTGCGCGGCGCAGTGGAGAAAGGCGACCTCGGCCAGCAGGTCGTCCGCAGCTGGCGGGTCGCAACGATCCACCGGCAGGCCGGCGGCTGAACGGACCAATCGGCGCAGTTCGCGGGCAGCTGCATCCATGCTCGTGGGGTTTGCCGATCCTTCTGCGCCGACCGCGGCGCGAAAGGCTGCAACGCGGCCGGAGAGATCATGAAGACGACCAACGGATCGCAGCAGCTCGGCCTTGAGCTCGGTCTCCAGTTCCGCCCTGAGCTCGGCCCTGAGCTCGGCCTTGAGTTCCGCCATGGGCCCGGCCTTGAGTTCCGCCATGATCTCGGGTTTGAGCTCTGCCTTGAGGTCCGGCTTCAAGGATGAATTCAGCCTGCTCTTCAGCTCTTGCTTCCACTCGGCGGGTACGGTGTTGACGCCTGCACGCGCCACACGCTTGACAAGACGATCGTACGACCCCACGGACTCTTCCTTGCGACCAATCGGTCATTCTACCGCCAGCAGCGCCCGTACTCCAGCTCTGCCGACATTTGCCAATGAATCGACGATCGAGAGCCCCGGCAAGAAGTCGCCTCCACCTGCCTGTGGATACACGGGATGGCGAAAGCCCTGGTATGCCAGAGAAACGCCGGCCCGGGCGAATGCTTCATCGTCCTGATAGCCGGAGGCTCCGCCGCCGCACAGGTAGCGTGTGCCGCCGACTCTGCGTGTCAGGTTGATCAACAGATCGCTCCCCTGCCCATCGCAGCCAAGAGAAGAGGACGTTACACAATGGTCATACCGCAAGCCAATCTGCGCGGCGATCGCCTTGATCATCGCGCTGTTGTAGCGCGCCAGGTTGCTCTCCGGTGCAAGAACCAGTGGTTCAAGCCAAGCCATGGTTTCCTTGTAGAACGGTGCTCTCGAGTACGTTGCTGTCAGTGTCTTCAGCAGCTTGCTGCGCCACGGCTGCTCGTCAGCCCATTCGATTTCGTTGATCGCCCGGACTCCATGGAAGGCTCGCTTGATCGGCCCGGTGACCCAGCGGGCCTGGTCGCCACTGCGCAATCGTACGCGATTGCACCAGACGCCGCCGGTCTTGGGGAACTGTACGTCATCAAGAAAGATGAACACGTCGCTGCGTGCAATCTTGTCGAAGTAACCGAGCCAGGGCAGAAAATTGGGCTGGTGGATGGCAACCGTCCTGTTCATTCGTCGCGCTCGATCAATCCCATCACGGCCAAGTCGAGCCATATGCCGTCGACCAGGACGGCCTCG from the Accumulibacter sp. genome contains:
- a CDS encoding glycosyltransferase; translated protein: MKTEQLASAPALDQFDAVLFLTWSDWQTEPRSNRYHYATRFAQYGPVIFVQNEQLVGKRIRVAASGLPDIDLVNVSAPIRPSQTKSILELLRHRGIKCPLLWIYDSMHYGHLISALPRSLRVYHATEDYFTPSSSMHATAAVRESIQRLIGKIDLIVAVTEPVLAGLRSNSGYAGPALVAENACDYEFFASLGDAVNATPQQPSRAPVVIYQGALNSRLDYELLHALAVLLPEYEFRFAGPCLESVGLSRLRKLENVRLLGPRCPKDFAGEMLRASVGIIPFVQDEWIRNSLPLKTFEYIACGLPVISVPIDPLARHAVHAGILRFARTASEFAEAITRMSSLRDDPALLRQRRELARENSYDNRFATVVAELDALSRRARRSELPLNVALLFDPASCHVGTVSEHIRAFRRYSAHDFTFVPATNVSGATSTVETFGAIDFSLFDVVIVHYSIRVSLPHHLVENFAIALESFHGLKVLFIQDEYEAVECARTWMDRLGFDLVYTCVPLEQREAVYPAYRFPATDFLPTLTGYVPEAAGIDRFVTSLAERSKAIAYRGRRLPEIYGQLGHEKYVIGTEVKRLSEAMGLPVDISCEAEARIYGDAWYEFLGSARATLGTESGSNVFDFDGSLSQQIARIKERNPKASFKEIWNTVLREHDGKIRMNQVSPKIFEAIRLHTALILFEGDYSGVVEPNRHYIPLKKDFSNFEEVVRKLQNDDLIQSMTERAYSEVIVSGRYSYRAFVEGVDEDLRARCLRRVPRRTMYGAVYVVSDAGVVSPCLPAIPLGLAGAADVLDGKESFQGIQQKLLQSLADKSDPGAGSLTESAAQGAESRAAVLRMGKQLLLRYGAPPLRRVHAAVAQQPMANRLARIVYSKVPLSVRSRIWKIVKGG
- a CDS encoding ABC transporter permease, translating into MFGFTRYDFRLLINLFKMNLRDRYLGSSLGSFWAVSNPLFMLALYTYIFGFVFKVRLPGSETTLAYVIWLITGYGPWIATTEALMGAASSVVGAAGLVKNLAFKTELLPIAGALVGAVNLAVSLFFLFVLFVWAGTPVTAHVVLLPLVMLLQFFWIIALGMWLSAIAVFVRDVLQILPTLLTAIMFMTPIFYPFDSMPAIIQRVSLANPFYQIADAYRSILIAHEFPSAVGLGFVGVLSWVIFHFGLAAFRRAKGSFDSAI
- a CDS encoding ABC transporter ATP-binding protein, which encodes MSLFVELQEVSKMYPVGSSATSELVAAMTSDAGHETVPSGKLAVDGLSLRIAEGDRLGIIGRNGAGKSTLLHMIAAICEPTTGAIRVNGRVTSIMTLGVGLRDDLSGRENIYVDGEIQGKSRAEVERVAAQVIEFAELGKFIDYPVRTYSTGMKARLAFAMISHVDPEILIIDEALAVGDAAFSMKATERILEICARGKIVILVSHSMQSVRQICNRCIYMKAGQILMDGPPLDVTNAYLEEVRAEDEAALMSRFRAHVGSRSYRAGSEIGRVSLLSGGDDLGSPRVEAHARLRIRLAGRHDHLAEPALCRIRIVRLDDLVVFQSDFPLADFSTARGAVGIELEFAPLTLGAAVYRLDAFFLGSAQSPSATFCEHSTVFEVFTPVPPAGGRPMLYYPITASVQA
- a CDS encoding ABC transporter ATP-binding protein, with protein sequence MEQTCPSFALRCANVSKTFAVQREQRVWRILLGMERGGGGPVVEALRDISLTVPRGKIVGVLGRNGAGKSTLLRLLGQVYTPTTGRIEINGQVAGLFELGGMGNTNLTGREYATRYLQFMGVAGDSVADILEDIADFSELGDAFDQRIRTYSSGMASRLYFAVATAYQHEIYLIDELLSVGDEHFQAKCWRRMRERLLGGASGVLVTHDWTAIVKLCEQACVIDEGRFSFVGSSDSAVVRYLDLRVPPAESARFPDAIPPEFVLRSGEDSVIRLPVEILDDVAVDLAISVEMLRIGIGWEIVILSEYYPVADTAGNYTVEFRIPALPLAPGKYSLNLFLAQRPLPGMRPKTGLDCRSWTYGNGLTLRVEGKPFPAAVTLPFTVRPIPAELV
- a CDS encoding WbqC family protein, translated to MNRTVAIHQPNFLPWLGYFDKIARSDVFIFLDDVQFPKTGGVWCNRVRLRSGDQARWVTGPIKRAFHGVRAINEIEWADEQPWRSKLLKTLTATYSRAPFYKETMAWLEPLVLAPESNLARYNSAMIKAIAAQIGLRYDHCVTSSSLGCDGQGSDLLINLTRRVGGTRYLCGGGASGYQDDEAFARAGVSLAYQGFRHPVYPQAGGGDFLPGLSIVDSLANVGRAGVRALLAVE